The proteins below are encoded in one region of Saccopteryx leptura isolate mSacLep1 chromosome 1, mSacLep1_pri_phased_curated, whole genome shotgun sequence:
- the LOC136388549 gene encoding secretoglobin family 1D member 2-like: MKLSLAVLLVSLAFGCSEALPQVCPALVADINKYILKSASNFHTSLQKYNAPPEAVFAAMQFKGCVDNLTLEGREKYQKFWSNVVAKCNS; this comes from the exons ATGAAGCTGTCTCTGGCTGTCCTGTTGGTCAGTCTGGCCTTTGGCTGCTCTGAGG CTCTTCCACAAGTGTGTCCAGCCCTTGTTGCTGACATCAATAAGTACATTCTGAAATCAGCCAGCAACTTCCATACCAGCCTTCAGAAATACAACGCACCTCCCGAAGCAGTCTTCGCAGCTATGCAATTTAAAGGATGCGTAGATAATTTGACCCTTGAAGGcagagagaaataccaaaaatttTGG agCAATGTTGTGGCGAAATGTAACAGTTAG